A stretch of Kryptolebias marmoratus isolate JLee-2015 linkage group LG24, ASM164957v2, whole genome shotgun sequence DNA encodes these proteins:
- the rp2 gene encoding protein XRP2, which produces MGCFFSKKSKKKSREKEGGTPTNTDETNAVPLGNNTDEAPKQYSWDKRGKVDPKDYTLMGLKDVTVGRLPGTLNGQQFFIQDCENCNIYVFDHSATITIDDCINCRIVLGPVKGSVFFRDCKDIKCVVACQQFRTRDCKKMDVFLCCATQPIIESSTGMKFSCFQYFYPELAFHFKDAGLSIFNNNWSNIHDYTPVSGENNWSLLPEDSSVLDLVPAPDPESEFKSVRISAEASRSIVPLTKGGRRKGSEESCLFVFFAGEYTTANARKLIDEATAKGFVLIQTKEVSMRPEDVKRVFQNNSEDLVEWVAKGPVIALELNGDGVVEACKNIASEVFGSTKVFVSDNKTTSSQDVDSFFNFADMQMGL; this is translated from the exons ATGGGGTGCTTCTTCTCAAAGAAATCCAAAAAGAAGTCCAGAGAAAAAGAGGGTGGTACGCCGACTAACACGGACGAAACTAACGCGGTTCCCCTTGGCAACAACACCGACGAAGCACCGAAGCAGTACAGCTGGGATAAGCGAGGAAAG GTTGACCCTAAGGACTACACGCTGATGGGGCTCAAAGACGTCACGGTGGGCCGCCTGCCCGGAACGCTGAACGGGCAGCAGTTCTTCATCCAGGACTGCGAGAACTGCAACATCTACGTGTTCGACCACTCGGCGACCATCACCATCGACGACTGCATCAACTGCCGCATTGTCCTCGGCCCTGTGAAGGGGAGCGTGTTCTTCCGGGACTGTAAAGACATCAAGTGCGTGGTGGCCTGCCAGCAGTTCCGCACGCGGGACTGTAAAAAGATGGATGTGTTCCTGTGCTGTGCGACTCAGCCCATCATCGAGTCGTCCACAGGGATGAAGTTCAGCTGCTTTCAGTACTTCTACCCCGAGCTGGCCTTCCACTTTAAAGACGCCGGCCTGAGCATATTCAACAACAACTGGAGCAACATCCACGACTACACACCGGTGTCGGGGGAGAACAACTGGAGCTTGCTGCCAGAGGACTCGTCGGTTCTGGATTTGGTTCCAGCGCCCGACCCCGAGTCGGAGTTCAAATCTGTCCGGATCTCGGCCGAGGCGTCGCGGAGCATCGTGCCTTTGAcgaagggagggaggaggaagggcAGCGAGGAGTCCTGCCTCTTCGTTTTCTTTGCCGGGGAATACACCACAGCCAACGCTCGGAAGCTCATCGACGAG GCAACTGCTAAAGGCTTCGTGCTGATCCAGACTAAAGAGGTCTCCATGCGGCCTGAAGATGTGAAGAGAGTGTTTCAGAACAACTCAGAGGATCTTGTGGAATGGGTTGCCAAAG GTCCCGTCATCGCCCTCGAGCTGAACGGCGATGGAGTCGTGGAAGCCTGCAAGAACATCGCCAGCGAAGTTTTCGGCAGTACCAAG gtttttgtctccGACAACAAAACTACATCCTCTCAAGACGTCGACAGCTTCTTCAACTTCGCCGACATGCAGATGGGCTTATAA